Proteins co-encoded in one Streptomyces sp. SLBN-31 genomic window:
- a CDS encoding NADP-dependent oxidoreductase has protein sequence MINREWHLLSRPVGWPKPEDFALVESEVGTPGEGQVLVRNEYLSVDPYMRGRMSDAKSYVAPYELGKVMQGGAVGEVVASNAEGIAVGDHVLHFLGWREYAVVDAKSAVKVDPDAAPLSTYLGVLGMTGLTAYAGLLRVGAFKEGDAVFVSGAAGAVGSQVGQIAKLKGASRVIGSAGSDEKVKLLVEEYGFDAAFNYKNGPVREQLKEAAPDGIDVYFDNVGGEHLEAAIGALNLRGRAVICGMISQYNSTEPTPGPRNMVKILQNRLRVEGVLVGDHYDLQPQFVQEVGPWVASGALKYRETVVEGIENNLEAFLGVLRGENTGKMIVKL, from the coding sequence ATGATCAACCGCGAGTGGCACCTCCTCTCCCGCCCCGTCGGCTGGCCCAAGCCCGAGGACTTCGCCCTGGTCGAGTCGGAGGTCGGCACGCCGGGCGAGGGCCAGGTGCTGGTCCGCAACGAGTACCTCTCGGTCGACCCGTACATGCGTGGCCGGATGAGCGACGCCAAGTCGTACGTGGCGCCCTACGAGCTCGGCAAGGTCATGCAGGGCGGCGCGGTCGGCGAGGTCGTGGCCTCCAACGCCGAGGGCATCGCCGTCGGCGACCACGTCCTGCACTTCCTCGGCTGGCGCGAGTACGCCGTCGTGGACGCGAAGAGCGCCGTCAAGGTGGACCCGGACGCGGCCCCGCTGAGCACCTACCTCGGCGTGCTCGGCATGACGGGCCTGACGGCGTACGCCGGTCTGCTGCGGGTCGGCGCCTTCAAGGAGGGCGACGCGGTGTTCGTCTCCGGCGCCGCGGGTGCCGTCGGCAGCCAGGTCGGCCAGATCGCGAAGCTGAAGGGTGCCTCGCGGGTCATCGGCTCGGCCGGCTCCGACGAGAAGGTCAAGCTCCTCGTCGAGGAGTACGGCTTCGACGCCGCGTTCAACTACAAGAACGGCCCGGTCCGGGAGCAGCTCAAGGAGGCCGCCCCGGACGGCATCGACGTCTACTTCGACAACGTCGGCGGCGAGCACCTGGAGGCCGCCATCGGTGCCCTCAACCTCCGGGGCCGTGCCGTGATCTGCGGCATGATCTCGCAGTACAACTCCACCGAGCCGACGCCCGGCCCGCGCAACATGGTCAAGATCCTGCAGAACCGGCTCCGCGTCGAGGGCGTGCTGGTCGGTGACCACTACGACCTGCAGCCGCAGTTCGTCCAGGAGGTCGGCCCGTGGGTCGCCTCGGGTGCGCTGAAGTACCGCGAGACCGTGGTCGAGGGCATCGAGAACAACCTGGAGGCGTTCCTCGGGGTCCTGCGGGGCGAGAACACCGGAAAGATGATCGTCAAGCTGTAG
- a CDS encoding organic hydroperoxide resistance protein → MPIQQSDVLYTAVATAENGRDGRVATDDGRLDVVVDPPKEMGGNGAGTNPEQLFAAGYSACFQGALSVVAREAKADVAGSTVTAKVGIGRNDDGFGIIVEISARIPNVDTETARDLVEKAHQVCPYSKATRGNISVTLV, encoded by the coding sequence ATGCCCATTCAGCAGTCCGACGTCCTGTACACCGCCGTCGCCACCGCCGAGAACGGCCGCGACGGCCGGGTCGCCACCGACGACGGCAGGCTCGACGTGGTCGTCGACCCGCCCAAGGAGATGGGCGGCAACGGCGCGGGCACCAACCCCGAGCAGCTCTTCGCGGCCGGTTACAGCGCCTGCTTCCAGGGCGCCCTGAGTGTCGTCGCCCGCGAGGCGAAGGCCGACGTCGCCGGTTCGACCGTGACCGCCAAGGTGGGCATCGGCAGGAACGACGACGGCTTCGGGATCATCGTCGAGATCTCGGCGCGGATCCCGAACGTCGACACGGAGACGGCCAGGGACCTCGTCGAGAAGGCCCACCAGGTCTGCCCCTACTCCAAGGCGACCCGCGGGAACATCAGCGTGACGCTGGTCTGA
- a CDS encoding TetR/AcrR family transcriptional regulator codes for MSYGDAMNARVRSEERRAEIVRATLEVIAERGYRGASLAAVAEKVGLTQQGLLHHFPTKEALLVAVLQERDQWDAVPDTQWRVDLLASLVEYNAMRPGIIQTFSALLGESVTEGHPARGYFTERYRQVRESMAAVLRAEYGDRLPNGLTPERTAPLLVAVMDGLQYQWLLDPESVDMPGAFRDFLALLGEDA; via the coding sequence ATGTCGTACGGTGACGCCATGAACGCCAGGGTCAGGAGCGAGGAACGGCGCGCGGAGATCGTCCGGGCAACACTGGAGGTGATCGCCGAGCGCGGCTACCGGGGGGCGAGTCTGGCCGCGGTGGCGGAGAAGGTGGGGCTCACCCAGCAGGGCCTGCTGCACCACTTCCCGACCAAGGAGGCGCTGCTGGTGGCGGTGCTTCAGGAGCGGGACCAGTGGGACGCCGTGCCGGACACGCAGTGGCGGGTCGACCTGCTGGCCTCCCTCGTCGAGTACAACGCCATGCGGCCCGGCATCATCCAGACCTTCTCGGCGCTGCTGGGCGAGAGTGTGACGGAGGGGCATCCCGCGCGCGGGTACTTCACGGAGCGGTACCGGCAGGTGCGCGAGAGCATGGCGGCGGTCCTGCGGGCCGAGTACGGGGACCGGCTGCCGAACGGGCTGACGCCGGAACGGACCGCGCCGCTACTGGTCGCCGTGATGGACGGGCTGCAGTACCAGTGGCTGCTGGACCCGGAGTCGGTGGACATGCCGGGGGCGTTCCGGGACTTCCTCGCACTGCTGGGCGAGGACGCCTGA
- a CDS encoding DUF3145 domain-containing protein has translation MTTRGVLYVHSAPRALCPHVEWAVAGVLGTRVNLDWIRQPAAPGTWRSEFSWQGEAGTASKLASALRGWHLLRFEVTAEPCPTAEGERYSCTPDLGIFHAVTGIHGDILIPEDRLRAALVRSQRDETDLEAEIAKLLGKPWDDELEPFRYAGEGAPVRWLHQVV, from the coding sequence GTGACGACACGTGGAGTTCTGTACGTGCACTCCGCGCCGCGCGCGCTGTGCCCGCACGTCGAGTGGGCCGTCGCCGGGGTGCTCGGCACGCGCGTCAACCTCGACTGGATCCGGCAGCCCGCCGCGCCCGGGACCTGGCGTTCGGAGTTCTCCTGGCAGGGCGAGGCGGGCACCGCCTCCAAGCTCGCCTCCGCGCTGCGCGGCTGGCACCTGCTGCGCTTCGAGGTCACGGCCGAGCCCTGCCCCACGGCCGAGGGCGAGCGCTACAGCTGCACCCCCGACCTCGGCATCTTCCACGCCGTCACCGGCATCCACGGCGACATCCTGATCCCGGAGGACCGGCTGCGGGCCGCCCTGGTCCGCTCCCAGCGGGACGAGACGGACCTGGAGGCGGAGATCGCCAAACTGCTGGGCAAGCCGTGGGACGACGAACTGGAGCCCTTCCGTTACGCCGGCGAGGGCGCGCCGGTCCGCTGGCTGCACCAGGTGGTCTGA
- a CDS encoding EI24 domain-containing protein, whose product MRDLAAGFSYLLKGQRWVARHGRHYGFGLLPGLITLVLYVAVLVVLALWGEDAVSWSTPFADHWSSPWQGLFRGFLTAVLFALGLLLAVLTFTAVTLLIGQPFYENLSEKVDRDVSPDGTAPESGLPLWRELWISARDSLRILVRAALWGVLLFACGFLPFAGQTVVPVIGFFVTGFFLTEELTAVALQRRDVQLRARLALLRSRRALVWGFGTPLAVAFLVPFVAVFLMPGAVAGATLMARELLGEENAGDGPEDETEKKPVTS is encoded by the coding sequence ATGCGTGATCTTGCCGCCGGCTTCAGCTATCTCCTCAAGGGCCAGCGCTGGGTGGCCCGGCACGGCAGGCACTACGGCTTCGGCCTGCTTCCGGGCCTGATAACCCTGGTCCTCTACGTCGCCGTGCTCGTCGTCCTCGCCCTGTGGGGCGAGGACGCGGTCTCCTGGTCGACGCCCTTCGCCGACCACTGGTCCAGCCCCTGGCAGGGCCTCTTCCGCGGCTTCCTCACCGCGGTGCTCTTCGCGCTCGGCCTCCTCCTCGCCGTCCTCACCTTCACCGCCGTGACCCTCCTGATCGGCCAGCCCTTCTACGAGAACCTCTCCGAGAAGGTCGACCGGGACGTCTCCCCGGACGGCACCGCCCCCGAGTCCGGCCTCCCGCTCTGGCGCGAGCTGTGGATCTCGGCCCGGGACAGCCTGCGCATCCTGGTCCGCGCCGCCCTGTGGGGCGTCCTGCTGTTCGCGTGCGGTTTCCTGCCGTTCGCCGGCCAGACCGTCGTCCCGGTGATCGGCTTCTTCGTCACCGGCTTCTTCCTCACCGAGGAACTGACCGCCGTCGCCCTCCAGCGCCGCGACGTCCAACTCCGCGCCCGGCTCGCCCTCCTGCGCTCCCGCAGGGCCCTGGTGTGGGGCTTCGGCACCCCGCTGGCCGTGGCGTTCCTGGTGCCGTTCGTGGCCGTCTTCCTGATGCCGGGCGCGGTGGCGGGCGCCACCCTCATGGCCCGGGAACTGCTGGGCGAGGAGAACGCCGGGGACGGACCGGAGGACGAGACGGAAAAGAAGCCCGTCACTTCCTGA
- a CDS encoding aldose epimerase family protein: MSEHFGTLPDGTPVERWTLERAGVRVRILSYGGVVQSVEVPDRDGRTGNVVLGFPGLDGYVDHPGPYLGALVGRYANRIGGARFTLDGVTYPLEPNNAPNSLHGGPLGFDKRVWEVTPVEHGVRLGRVSPDGEEGFPGRLEVAATYALDADGSLRIAYEAVTDAPTAVNLTNHSYWNLAGSGDAGGHELRLAASRYTPVDADLIPTGVLADVTGTRFDFRRGRKVGSGFDHNFVLDGGVTEVPRQVAELHDPASGRVLTVATTEPGLQLYTADHLPEPFTPGDGVALETQHFPDSPNRPDFPSTVLRPGEVFRSQTVYGFGVR, encoded by the coding sequence ATGAGCGAACACTTCGGCACACTTCCCGACGGCACGCCGGTGGAGCGCTGGACCCTGGAGCGGGCCGGCGTGCGGGTGCGGATCCTGTCGTACGGCGGGGTCGTGCAGTCGGTGGAGGTCCCGGACCGGGACGGGCGTACCGGGAACGTGGTGCTGGGGTTCCCGGGTCTGGACGGCTACGTCGACCACCCCGGGCCGTATCTCGGCGCGCTGGTCGGCCGGTACGCCAACCGCATCGGGGGCGCCCGCTTCACGCTGGACGGCGTGACGTACCCGCTGGAGCCCAACAACGCCCCCAACTCGCTGCACGGCGGCCCCCTGGGCTTCGACAAGCGGGTGTGGGAGGTCACCCCGGTCGAGCACGGGGTGCGGCTGGGCAGGGTCAGCCCGGACGGCGAGGAGGGGTTCCCGGGACGGCTGGAGGTCGCGGCCACGTACGCGCTGGACGCCGACGGCTCGCTGCGGATCGCCTACGAGGCGGTGACGGACGCGCCGACGGCGGTGAACCTGACGAACCACTCGTACTGGAATCTCGCCGGCTCCGGCGACGCGGGCGGCCACGAACTGCGCCTCGCCGCCTCCCGGTACACGCCGGTCGACGCCGATCTGATCCCGACGGGTGTCCTGGCGGACGTCACGGGCACGCGCTTCGACTTCCGGCGGGGCAGGAAGGTCGGGTCGGGCTTCGACCACAACTTCGTGCTGGACGGCGGTGTGACGGAGGTTCCCCGCCAGGTCGCCGAACTCCACGACCCGGCGTCCGGCCGGGTGCTGACCGTGGCGACCACCGAGCCTGGTCTGCAGCTGTACACCGCGGACCATCTGCCCGAGCCGTTCACGCCGGGCGACGGTGTCGCGCTGGAGACCCAGCACTTCCCCGACTCCCCGAACCGGCCGGACTTCCCGAGCACGGTGCTGCGGCCGGGCGAGGTGTTCCGCTCTCAGACGGTGTACGGCTTCGGGGTGCGCTGA
- a CDS encoding glycoside hydrolase family 3 protein, with product MAATPANPTDQAREAAVEAALGKLDLDAKARLLSGQDMWSLPALPEIGLKSLVMSDGPIGVRGVRWTADDPSVALPSPTALAATWDPELARRAGALLAQEARRKGVHVLLAPTVNLHRSPLGGRHFEAYSEDPYLTGRIGTGYVTGVQQGGVGTTVKHFVANDAETDRFTVNNLVGERALRELYLAPFEMIVAGARPWGVMTAYNTVNGTTMTEHRHLVNEVLRGEWGFDGYNVSDWMAARDTVAAVHGGLDVAMPGPQTVYGAPLAQAVRDGRVEESVVDEAVRNVLRLAARVGALDGAEPAVAEPPAAVDGEALAREIARRSFVLVKNERRALPLKPGTVALLGAAARDARVLGGGSATVFPSRIVSPLDGLTAALPEGALTYAVGADPNTELAVADKGFTLKAVCRDTEGNVIGTGSAPNGQIQWMGSDLPEGVTHAGLHTVELTGTFTPRDTGRHTFGVKGTGHFTLTVAGTTYFDDVQLPADDSDPFEAFFGAPVARAEPELTAGEPVEVSLTHVFALPEEIPFKVVAFALAHQEPARDADELIAEAVAAARAADTAVVVVATTDRVESEGYDRKDLALPGRQDDLVRAVAAANPNTVVVVNSGSPVELPWRDEVAAVLLSWFPGQEGGAALADVLTGAHEPGGRLPTTWGPLADAPVTRVTPQDGELPYTEGVFIGYRAWEKEGRAPTYPFGHGLGYTDWAYESVEVEGTTARIRVRNTGRRTGREVVQVYLAPTEPGPDRPARLLAGFAGVEAGPGETAEAVVEIPRRAFEVWDEVVGSWSFVKGSYEIQVSRSIADRRLTATINV from the coding sequence ATGGCGGCAACCCCGGCCAACCCCACCGACCAGGCCCGCGAGGCGGCCGTCGAGGCGGCCCTCGGCAAGCTGGACCTGGACGCCAAGGCCCGGCTGCTGTCCGGCCAGGACATGTGGTCCCTGCCCGCGCTGCCGGAGATCGGACTGAAGTCGCTCGTCATGTCCGACGGCCCGATCGGCGTCCGCGGCGTGCGCTGGACCGCCGACGACCCCTCCGTCGCCCTTCCCTCGCCCACCGCCCTGGCCGCCACCTGGGACCCGGAGCTCGCCCGCCGCGCCGGCGCGCTGCTCGCCCAGGAGGCCCGGCGCAAGGGCGTGCACGTGCTGCTCGCCCCCACGGTCAACCTCCACCGCTCCCCGCTCGGCGGCCGCCACTTCGAGGCCTACAGCGAGGACCCGTACCTGACGGGACGCATCGGCACCGGATACGTCACCGGCGTACAGCAGGGAGGCGTCGGCACCACCGTCAAGCACTTCGTCGCCAACGACGCCGAGACCGACCGCTTCACGGTGAACAACCTGGTGGGCGAGCGCGCCCTGCGCGAGCTGTACCTGGCCCCCTTCGAGATGATCGTCGCCGGCGCGCGGCCCTGGGGCGTCATGACCGCCTACAACACGGTCAACGGCACGACGATGACCGAGCACCGCCACCTCGTGAACGAGGTGCTGCGCGGCGAATGGGGCTTCGACGGCTACAACGTCTCCGACTGGATGGCGGCCCGGGACACGGTCGCGGCCGTGCACGGCGGCCTCGACGTCGCCATGCCCGGCCCGCAGACCGTCTACGGCGCCCCTCTCGCCCAGGCCGTGCGCGACGGCCGCGTCGAGGAGAGCGTCGTCGACGAGGCCGTCCGCAACGTCCTTCGGCTCGCCGCCCGCGTCGGCGCCCTGGACGGCGCCGAGCCGGCCGTCGCCGAACCACCCGCGGCCGTCGACGGCGAGGCCCTGGCCCGCGAGATCGCCCGCCGCTCCTTCGTCCTCGTCAAGAACGAACGCCGGGCCCTCCCGCTGAAGCCCGGCACGGTCGCCCTCCTCGGTGCCGCCGCCCGCGACGCCCGGGTCCTCGGCGGCGGCTCCGCCACCGTCTTCCCGTCCCGGATCGTCTCCCCGCTCGACGGCCTCACCGCCGCCCTCCCCGAGGGCGCCCTGACCTACGCCGTCGGCGCCGACCCGAACACCGAACTCGCCGTCGCCGACAAGGGCTTCACCCTGAAGGCCGTGTGCCGGGACACGGAGGGGAACGTCATCGGCACCGGCTCCGCCCCCAACGGCCAGATCCAGTGGATGGGTTCCGACCTCCCCGAGGGCGTCACCCACGCCGGCCTGCACACCGTCGAACTGACCGGCACCTTCACCCCCCGCGACACCGGCCGGCACACCTTCGGCGTCAAGGGCACCGGCCACTTCACCCTCACCGTCGCGGGGACGACGTACTTCGACGACGTCCAGCTCCCCGCCGACGACAGCGACCCCTTCGAGGCGTTCTTCGGCGCCCCCGTGGCCCGCGCCGAGCCCGAACTGACCGCGGGCGAACCGGTCGAGGTCTCCCTGACCCATGTCTTCGCCCTCCCCGAGGAGATCCCCTTCAAGGTCGTCGCCTTCGCCCTGGCCCACCAGGAACCGGCACGCGACGCCGACGAGCTGATCGCCGAGGCCGTCGCCGCGGCCCGGGCCGCCGACACGGCCGTCGTGGTGGTCGCCACCACCGACCGCGTCGAGTCCGAGGGCTACGACCGCAAGGACCTCGCCCTGCCCGGCCGTCAGGACGACCTGGTCCGCGCCGTCGCCGCCGCCAACCCGAACACCGTCGTGGTCGTCAACTCCGGCTCCCCGGTGGAACTTCCGTGGCGCGACGAGGTCGCCGCCGTGCTGCTCAGCTGGTTCCCCGGCCAGGAGGGCGGCGCCGCCCTCGCGGACGTGCTCACCGGCGCCCACGAGCCCGGCGGCCGGCTGCCCACCACCTGGGGCCCCCTGGCCGACGCCCCGGTCACCCGCGTGACCCCACAGGACGGCGAACTCCCGTACACGGAAGGCGTCTTCATCGGCTACCGCGCCTGGGAGAAGGAGGGCAGGGCCCCCACGTACCCCTTCGGCCACGGCCTGGGCTACACCGACTGGGCCTACGAGTCCGTCGAGGTCGAGGGCACCACCGCCAGGATCCGCGTCCGCAACACCGGCCGGCGGACGGGCCGTGAGGTCGTGCAGGTCTACCTGGCGCCCACCGAGCCCGGCCCCGACCGCCCCGCGCGCCTGCTCGCCGGATTCGCGGGCGTCGAGGCGGGCCCCGGCGAGACGGCCGAGGCGGTCGTCGAGATCCCCCGCCGCGCCTTCGAGGTGTGGGACGAAGTGGTCGGCTCGTGGTCGTTTGTGAAGGGTTCGTACGAGATCCAGGTGAGCCGGTCGATCGCCGACCGCCGCCTCACCGCGACGATTAACGTCTGA
- a CDS encoding serine hydrolase domain-containing protein, which translates to MTQEIHGTVADGFGAVREEFATFVAGERPDYEGQLCAYLHGRKVVDLWAGDGTEADSLYAVYSSSKGAAHLVVALLVQDGTLELDRKVTYYWPEFAAEGKGSVTLRDLISHRAGVVGTDGGFTAAELADDRAMAERLADQKPFWRPGTAFGYHALVIGALTGEVVRRATGHSLQDVYEERIRAPYALDFHLGLPAALEPRFRPAQPMVPTPVQQAVLDEAPTGPHTLASIAMNAHAPDAGTLVDYANSRAVRAKGPASAGGVAAARGLAGMYAAAISEVDGKAPLLKPDTIAEVGQIHSAGYDLVGRSHRAFGLGFQATADMWHPVLGAGAFGHSGAAGSQAFADPRSGLAYGYTRRRVAYPGGAAPENDRLVRAVHGAVRAG; encoded by the coding sequence ATGACGCAGGAGATCCACGGCACCGTGGCCGACGGCTTCGGGGCTGTGCGCGAGGAGTTCGCCACGTTCGTGGCGGGGGAACGGCCCGACTACGAAGGCCAGTTGTGCGCGTATCTGCACGGCCGCAAGGTCGTCGACCTGTGGGCCGGTGACGGCACGGAAGCCGATTCCCTCTACGCCGTGTACTCGTCCTCCAAGGGCGCCGCCCATCTGGTGGTGGCCCTGCTGGTGCAGGACGGCACGCTGGAACTGGACCGCAAAGTGACCTACTACTGGCCGGAGTTCGCGGCCGAGGGCAAGGGCTCGGTGACCCTGCGCGACCTGATCAGCCATCGCGCGGGGGTGGTCGGCACGGACGGCGGGTTCACGGCCGCGGAACTGGCCGACGACCGTGCGATGGCCGAACGGCTCGCGGACCAGAAGCCGTTCTGGCGTCCCGGCACGGCCTTCGGCTACCACGCGCTGGTGATCGGCGCGCTGACGGGCGAGGTCGTACGCCGGGCCACGGGCCACTCGCTCCAGGACGTCTACGAGGAACGGATCCGTGCCCCGTACGCCCTGGACTTCCATCTGGGCCTGCCCGCCGCCCTCGAACCCCGTTTCCGGCCGGCGCAGCCGATGGTCCCGACCCCTGTGCAGCAGGCGGTGCTGGACGAGGCGCCGACGGGACCGCACACCCTCGCCTCCATCGCGATGAACGCGCACGCGCCGGACGCGGGCACGCTCGTCGACTACGCCAACTCGCGGGCCGTACGCGCCAAGGGGCCGGCCTCCGCGGGCGGGGTGGCGGCGGCGCGCGGGCTGGCCGGGATGTACGCGGCGGCGATCAGCGAGGTGGACGGGAAGGCGCCGCTGCTGAAGCCGGACACGATCGCCGAGGTCGGCCAGATCCACTCGGCCGGCTACGACCTGGTGGGCCGCTCCCACCGAGCGTTCGGCCTCGGTTTCCAGGCCACGGCGGACATGTGGCATCCCGTCCTGGGCGCCGGGGCCTTCGGGCACAGCGGTGCGGCCGGCTCACAGGCCTTCGCCGACCCGCGCAGCGGCCTGGCCTACGGCTACACCCGCCGCCGCGTCGCCTACCCGGGCGGCGCGGCCCCGGAGAACGACCGTCTGGTCAGGGCCGTCCACGGCGCGGTGCGGGCCGGATGA
- a CDS encoding pyroglutamyl peptidase gives MNSIRVRMVFLGLALTAGLASPTTATAAGAASSPTVEEQRLDKAVPREILRRSGFDDVAPRLARELGAAGSYAEARRIVVREGGALWRRAVDRVQGRGPAESRRREALPRKGGGGRREGLSRDDDRPLYWARLGMTREVRTWEPEFGLGDRQRALLLDVLERTSRGQTEVRFPGGGGLKRILVTGFDPFTLDRDIRISNPSGATALALDGTVIRTADGPARVETVVFPVRWQDFTAGTVERTLRPYLKKVDLFTTVSQGRVGRFDVERTNGAWRGGFPDNDNIGRTETVPVSDPASQPQWTTTTLPYKAIVAADTGRFPVYDHTEVTEIPAGGTTEVVRPDGPTQGSTARAGGGGNYLSNEIAYRATLLRDRLGLHDSLPGGHVHTPVLQFAGGNTTEITDAEFVRNRLDIVAQVRAIITVAADATFRK, from the coding sequence TTGAACTCCATACGTGTTCGGATGGTTTTCCTCGGACTGGCGCTGACCGCGGGACTCGCCTCCCCCACCACGGCGACGGCGGCCGGGGCGGCGTCCTCCCCCACCGTCGAGGAGCAACGGCTCGACAAGGCCGTGCCGCGGGAGATCCTCCGCAGGTCGGGATTCGACGACGTGGCACCGCGGCTGGCCCGCGAGCTGGGCGCGGCCGGCTCCTACGCCGAGGCGCGGCGGATCGTCGTGCGCGAGGGCGGCGCGCTGTGGCGGCGGGCCGTCGACCGGGTGCAGGGGCGCGGGCCGGCCGAATCAAGAAGGCGCGAAGCGCTTCCTCGGAAGGGTGGTGGTGGGCGACGGGAGGGCCTGAGCCGGGACGACGACCGGCCGCTGTACTGGGCGCGGCTGGGTATGACGCGCGAAGTGCGCACCTGGGAGCCGGAGTTCGGGCTGGGCGACCGGCAGCGGGCGCTGCTGCTCGATGTGCTGGAGCGGACCTCGCGGGGGCAGACGGAGGTGCGCTTTCCGGGCGGCGGGGGCCTCAAGCGGATTCTCGTCACCGGGTTCGACCCGTTCACGCTGGACCGGGACATCCGGATCTCCAATCCCTCCGGGGCCACCGCGCTCGCCCTCGACGGCACGGTGATCCGGACGGCGGACGGTCCGGCTCGGGTGGAGACGGTCGTCTTCCCGGTGCGCTGGCAGGACTTCACCGCGGGCACGGTGGAGCGGACGCTGCGGCCGTACCTGAAGAAGGTGGACCTGTTCACGACCGTCAGCCAGGGGCGGGTGGGGCGGTTCGACGTGGAGCGCACCAACGGCGCCTGGCGGGGCGGCTTCCCGGACAACGACAACATCGGGCGCACCGAGACCGTCCCGGTGAGCGATCCCGCCTCGCAGCCGCAGTGGACGACGACGACCCTGCCGTACAAGGCGATCGTGGCCGCCGACACCGGGCGGTTTCCCGTCTACGATCACACCGAGGTGACCGAGATCCCGGCGGGGGGCACGACGGAGGTGGTCCGGCCGGACGGGCCGACGCAGGGGTCGACGGCCCGGGCGGGCGGTGGCGGGAACTACCTCTCCAACGAGATCGCCTACCGGGCGACGCTGCTGCGCGACCGGCTGGGGCTGCACGACTCGCTGCCCGGAGGCCATGTGCACACGCCGGTGCTGCAGTTCGCCGGCGGGAACACGACCGAGATCACGGATGCCGAGTTCGTGCGGAACCGGCTGGACATCGTGGCGCAGGTCCGGGCGATCATCACGGTGGCCGCGGACGCGACGTTCAGGAAGTGA
- a CDS encoding YrdB family protein: MKTAKAVNLGVVFLLELGVLAGVWYWAWRSASGWGPLLGLAGAVGLAVLWGLFGSPRARFKVHGAARVAFETLWFGAGAVLWFAAGAHVWAIAFAVLCVVSKSLAHIWRQ, encoded by the coding sequence GTGAAGACAGCGAAGGCCGTGAACCTGGGCGTCGTATTCCTGCTGGAACTGGGCGTCCTCGCGGGCGTCTGGTACTGGGCCTGGAGGAGCGCCTCCGGCTGGGGCCCGCTGCTGGGCCTGGCCGGGGCGGTCGGCCTCGCTGTGCTGTGGGGCCTGTTCGGCTCCCCGCGCGCCAGGTTCAAAGTCCACGGCGCCGCCCGGGTCGCCTTCGAGACACTGTGGTTCGGGGCCGGCGCGGTGCTGTGGTTCGCGGCCGGGGCGCATGTCTGGGCGATCGCCTTCGCCGTCCTGTGCGTCGTGAGCAAGAGCCTCGCCCACATCTGGCGCCAGTAG
- a CDS encoding SGNH/GDSL hydrolase family protein: protein MRKPSHRSRAVLAVTAAAVLGVAGCDAVGGNEAAPTRGVRHAPAWDVSPGSVAAVGDSITRGFDACTVLSDCPEVSWATGSSTEVDSLAVRLLGRAKAAERSWNYAVTGARMADLPAQMAQAVARRPQLVTVMVGANDACRASTAAMTSVADFRADFEDALATLRKALPKTQVYVASVPNLKRLWSQGRTNALGKQVWKLGICPSMLGDADALDSAATLRRNTVQKRVEEYNTVLREVCGKDRRCRFDGGAVYAYRFGTAQLSHWDWFHPSVNGQARLAEIAYRTVTARKS from the coding sequence ATGCGGAAGCCGAGCCACCGTTCACGGGCCGTTCTCGCCGTCACGGCGGCGGCCGTCCTGGGCGTCGCCGGCTGCGACGCGGTCGGTGGCAACGAGGCCGCGCCCACGCGCGGTGTGAGGCATGCGCCCGCCTGGGACGTGAGTCCCGGTTCCGTCGCGGCCGTCGGCGACTCCATCACCCGCGGCTTCGACGCGTGCACGGTCCTGTCGGACTGTCCGGAGGTGTCGTGGGCGACCGGGTCCAGCACCGAGGTCGACAGTCTCGCCGTACGGCTGCTGGGGAGGGCGAAGGCCGCCGAGCGGAGCTGGAACTACGCGGTGACGGGGGCGCGGATGGCCGACCTGCCGGCGCAGATGGCGCAGGCGGTGGCGAGGAGGCCGCAGCTGGTGACGGTGATGGTGGGGGCGAACGACGCCTGCCGGGCCTCGACGGCGGCGATGACCTCCGTCGCCGATTTCCGGGCGGACTTCGAGGACGCGCTCGCCACCCTGCGCAAGGCGCTGCCGAAGACGCAGGTGTACGTGGCGAGCGTGCCGAACCTGAAGCGGCTGTGGTCGCAGGGGCGGACCAACGCGCTGGGCAAGCAGGTGTGGAAGCTGGGCATCTGCCCCTCCATGCTGGGCGACGCGGACGCGCTGGACTCGGCTGCGACGCTGCGGCGCAACACCGTGCAGAAGCGGGTCGAGGAGTACAACACGGTGCTGCGGGAGGTGTGCGGGAAGGACCGGCGGTGCCGGTTCGACGGGGGCGCGGTGTACGCGTACCGCTTCGGGACCGCGCAGCTGAGCCACTGGGACTGGTTCCATCCGAGCGTGAACGGGCAGGCCCGGCTGGCGGAGATCGCCTACCGGACGGTGACCGCGAGGAAGTCCTGA